A section of the Myxococcus virescens genome encodes:
- a CDS encoding APC family permease codes for MGPFQLLSLGVNGIVGVGIFFAPAEVAALAPGASAIAAFALTGLALIPVALAFAVLGRRFDEDGGPVLFARAAFGERASFLVGWVAYVSAFLSTAAVVAGLSQAVAPSLGLEGALGQSVLASVLVTALAGVVASGIRVSAGAWTALTVFKLLPLAALLVAFLALSGPPPSAAVAAGPAVDVSWLRAGLTVMFAYQGFEIVPVIAGQVRSSSRTVPLATVGSLLVAVLLYVGLVWACVAALPELASQAAPLAAAAGVWGGPGLEGWVKAGTSVSALGICLGMMVTTPRYLSALASGAHTLLRLDGMSAGGVPVRALVVTWALVLLFVNLGDLSELFALSSIAVLMQYGVTSAALAALAWRRERGLRPLHALLAVPALGLGLTLVAFGANPREGVTMALTLVAGVVLLRLSRPRAPEPSAALRSEPL; via the coding sequence GTGGGGCCGTTCCAGCTCCTCTCGCTCGGCGTCAATGGCATCGTCGGCGTCGGCATCTTCTTCGCCCCGGCGGAGGTCGCCGCGCTGGCGCCGGGGGCCAGCGCCATTGCCGCCTTCGCGCTCACCGGGCTCGCGTTGATACCGGTGGCGCTGGCCTTCGCCGTGCTGGGCCGGCGTTTCGACGAGGACGGCGGGCCCGTCCTCTTCGCGCGCGCGGCCTTTGGAGAGCGGGCGTCCTTCCTGGTGGGGTGGGTGGCCTACGTCAGCGCGTTCCTGAGCACCGCCGCGGTGGTGGCGGGCCTCTCCCAGGCGGTGGCACCCTCCCTGGGCCTGGAGGGCGCCCTGGGGCAGTCGGTGCTCGCCTCCGTCCTCGTCACGGCGCTGGCGGGCGTGGTGGCGTCCGGCATCCGCGTGTCTGCAGGGGCCTGGACGGCGCTCACCGTCTTCAAGCTGCTGCCGCTGGCCGCGTTGCTGGTGGCCTTCCTGGCGCTGTCGGGGCCTCCTCCCTCCGCGGCGGTGGCCGCGGGCCCGGCCGTGGACGTGTCGTGGTTGCGGGCGGGGTTGACGGTGATGTTCGCCTACCAGGGCTTCGAAATCGTCCCGGTGATTGCGGGGCAGGTGCGCTCGTCGTCGCGCACCGTGCCGCTGGCCACGGTGGGCTCGCTGCTGGTGGCGGTGCTGCTGTACGTGGGCCTGGTGTGGGCGTGCGTGGCCGCGCTGCCGGAGCTGGCCTCTCAGGCCGCGCCGTTGGCCGCGGCGGCGGGCGTGTGGGGCGGGCCCGGGCTCGAAGGGTGGGTGAAGGCGGGCACCAGCGTGTCCGCGCTGGGCATCTGCCTGGGGATGATGGTGACGACGCCGCGCTACCTGTCCGCGCTGGCGTCAGGCGCGCACACGCTGCTGAGGCTGGACGGGATGTCCGCCGGAGGCGTGCCGGTGCGCGCGCTGGTTGTCACCTGGGCGCTGGTCCTGCTGTTCGTCAACCTGGGCGACCTGTCGGAGCTGTTCGCCCTCTCCAGCATCGCGGTGCTGATGCAGTACGGCGTCACGTCCGCCGCGCTGGCCGCGCTGGCCTGGCGGCGCGAGCGGGGGCTGCGTCCGCTTCACGCCTTGCTGGCGGTGCCCGCGCTGGGGCTGGGGCTGACGTTGGTGGCCTTCGGCGCCAACCCGCGCGAAGGCGTCACCATGGCCCTCACCCTCGTCGCTGGCGTGGTGCTGCTGCGGCTGTCGCGGCCCCGGGCTCCCGAGCCGTCAGCGGCGCTTCGCAGCGAGCCGCTGTAA
- a CDS encoding sigma 54-interacting transcriptional regulator, which produces MLEGDSTSRFSLPAEGVVLVGRDEQADLCLRDDSVSRRHARLVLTEEGARLVDLGSHNGTTLNGRPVDTAQPLLSGDVVSFGAVVAVVRTRARAAPAHAPLQAERLMARLREEAERALRYGRPLTALVLALPEQGCVGHEAAEALLAAEAGPAEAAGWLDGSHLLWMMPEVSGEPGEDGLGERVGALLAACPQGRLGIATCPSDGCDAESLVAAARAAARTAVSGAWAPAAEGITRLTLADRAVLVADPAMAQLYALLRRLAASELPVLVCGETGVGKENAAFAVHHWSPRSDKPFIAINCAALPEGLVESELFGHERGAFTGANTARVGLLESAQGGTVFLDEVGELPPSAQAKLLRALEVRRITRVGDVRERPIDLRVVAATHRDLEAEVAAGRFREDLYFRLGAATVLLPPLRERPREVPLLARDFLARACQSLGREEMELSAGTLYALSRHAWPGNVRELRNLMDYAAAAVPENVVEPHHLPSRMQPRGASAPAQDLGPPPAVAERVSPQKTRVPLAQEIRDLERRRMQEALEEAEGVQTRAAAMIGMPIRTFSFKLKQLGLQPRTSRKGSPIG; this is translated from the coding sequence GTGTTGGAGGGAGATTCGACGTCTCGGTTCTCCCTTCCCGCCGAAGGCGTGGTGCTGGTGGGCCGCGACGAACAGGCGGACCTGTGCCTGCGCGACGACAGCGTGTCACGCCGCCATGCGCGTCTGGTGTTGACGGAGGAAGGCGCGCGTCTGGTGGACCTGGGCAGCCACAACGGCACCACCCTCAACGGCCGCCCCGTGGACACCGCGCAGCCCCTGCTGTCCGGTGACGTGGTGTCCTTTGGCGCGGTGGTCGCGGTGGTGCGCACGCGTGCACGCGCCGCTCCCGCGCACGCCCCGCTCCAGGCGGAACGGCTGATGGCGCGGCTGCGAGAGGAAGCGGAACGCGCCTTGCGGTATGGCCGGCCGCTCACCGCGCTGGTGCTCGCGCTGCCGGAGCAGGGCTGCGTGGGACACGAAGCCGCGGAGGCCTTGCTGGCGGCGGAGGCGGGCCCCGCGGAAGCCGCGGGCTGGCTGGACGGCTCTCACCTGCTGTGGATGATGCCCGAGGTCTCCGGAGAGCCGGGCGAGGATGGCCTGGGCGAGCGCGTCGGCGCGCTGCTGGCCGCATGTCCCCAGGGGCGCCTGGGCATCGCGACCTGCCCTTCGGATGGCTGCGACGCGGAGTCCCTGGTGGCGGCGGCGCGTGCAGCGGCCCGGACCGCGGTGTCCGGTGCGTGGGCGCCCGCGGCGGAAGGCATCACCCGCCTGACCCTGGCGGACCGCGCCGTGCTGGTCGCGGACCCCGCCATGGCGCAGCTCTACGCGTTGCTGCGCAGGCTGGCGGCCAGTGAGCTGCCCGTGCTGGTGTGCGGCGAAACGGGCGTGGGCAAGGAGAACGCCGCCTTCGCCGTGCACCACTGGTCTCCGCGCTCGGACAAGCCCTTCATCGCCATCAACTGCGCGGCCCTGCCGGAGGGGTTGGTGGAGAGCGAGCTCTTCGGCCATGAGCGCGGCGCCTTCACGGGGGCCAACACCGCCCGCGTGGGCCTGTTGGAGAGCGCCCAGGGCGGCACCGTCTTCCTGGACGAGGTCGGCGAGCTGCCTCCCTCCGCGCAGGCCAAGTTGCTCCGCGCGTTGGAGGTCCGCCGCATCACCCGCGTGGGCGACGTGCGAGAGCGCCCCATCGACTTGCGCGTGGTGGCCGCCACGCACCGGGACCTGGAAGCGGAGGTGGCCGCGGGGCGGTTCCGGGAGGACTTGTACTTCCGGCTCGGCGCGGCGACGGTGCTGCTGCCACCGCTGCGAGAGCGCCCGCGCGAGGTGCCACTCCTGGCGCGCGACTTCCTGGCCCGGGCGTGCCAGTCGCTGGGCCGTGAGGAGATGGAGCTGTCCGCGGGCACGCTGTATGCCCTGTCCCGCCATGCGTGGCCCGGCAACGTGCGCGAGCTGCGCAACCTGATGGACTACGCGGCGGCCGCCGTGCCGGAGAACGTGGTGGAGCCGCACCACCTTCCCTCGCGCATGCAGCCTCGTGGCGCCAGCGCGCCCGCGCAGGACCTGGGACCGCCTCCCGCGGTGGCCGAACGGGTGTCGCCCCAGAAGACGCGGGTTCCCCTGGCCCAGGAGATTCGAGACCTGGAGCGCCGCCGCATGCAGGAGGCGCTCGAAGAGGCAGAGGGCGTCCAGACTCGCGCGGCGGCGATGATTGGCATGCCCATCCGGACCTTCTCGTTCAAGCTGAAGCAGCTCGGACTGCAACCTCGCACCTCTCGCAAGGGGTCGCCCATCGGATGA